The following coding sequences lie in one Methanopyrus sp. SNP6 genomic window:
- a CDS encoding S4 domain-containing protein encodes MAVGRRLDAFIRDVGLAESRREAKRLVKSGRVRVNGKPVRRPWWLVFPGDEIEVDGVTVRVEDNGSER; translated from the coding sequence GTGGCGGTAGGACGCAGGTTGGACGCGTTCATTAGGGACGTCGGTCTCGCCGAAAGCCGACGTGAGGCCAAACGGCTGGTAAAGTCGGGACGTGTACGTGTGAACGGCAAGCCTGTCAGGAGGCCTTGGTGGCTGGTATTCCCTGGAGACGAAATCGAAGTTGACGGTGTTACCGTGCGGGTGGAAGACAATGGTAGCGAGAGGTGA
- a CDS encoding RNA-binding domain-containing protein, with the protein MISRVILTTYVYPTEDEEKVRKAVGNLFDLEMFEEREEEMGDLKRLEFVCEGPQARLSLGRIYELLREQQILDAARRVLREGVTAEGSILFHLNKQVAFAGSVSFAEGGESPLGPIVVEVFPERPEDVEKVIDWLAPETIDGKPIYEVKRPRVREEELEWR; encoded by the coding sequence ATGATCTCCCGGGTAATTTTAACCACTTACGTATACCCGACTGAAGACGAGGAGAAAGTCCGAAAAGCCGTAGGAAATCTGTTCGATCTTGAGATGTTTGAGGAACGTGAGGAGGAAATGGGTGACTTAAAGAGACTAGAGTTCGTGTGCGAGGGTCCCCAGGCACGCTTGAGTCTGGGTCGCATTTACGAGCTGCTCAGGGAGCAGCAGATCCTAGACGCGGCCCGTAGGGTGCTGCGAGAAGGAGTCACCGCTGAAGGATCGATCCTGTTCCACCTGAATAAGCAGGTGGCGTTCGCTGGGAGCGTGAGCTTCGCCGAAGGAGGGGAATCCCCCCTGGGTCCCATAGTGGTGGAAGTTTTCCCCGAGCGACCCGAGGACGTCGAGAAGGTGATCGACTGGCTGGCACCCGAGACGATCGACGGGAAGCCGATTTACGAGGTAAAGAGGCCGAGGGTGCGGGAGGAAGAGCTCGAGTGGCGGTAG